TGTAATTTCACGTCTCGAGCTATAACTAAGTGCCAGGGTAAGGGTCAAACCGGTATTGCGGGCGGTCTTATTTATAGCGCCTATCAATTCTTTATGGCATTTGGCAGGAAGCATCTCCAATTCTCCTATCGCATTCAGCCTGATGTTATTTTTCATAAAGTTGTCTATCTCTTTATGGATTGTGGCAACCATCAGTTCCATTATAGCCGATACTTCCAGCTTTGGCCTGTTCCAGTTTTCGGATGAGAAAGTATACAAGGTGACATATTTAATACCCAGTTCGGCGGAGGCTTCAACCACATCGCGTACGGAAACTACCCCGTTGCGGTGGCCAAATACCCTTAACTTTCCTTTGCCCTTTGCCCAACGCCCATTACCGTCCATGATGATAGCTATATGCTGAGGTAACCTGGAAAAATCTATCTGGTCCTTATATCCCATTTTATCTGTTTCTTAAAAGCCGGCTGTGGCTAAAAAGATATACCCTAAATAAAAAAATTGGTCCGTCTGCTTCTAACAGCCGGGCCTACAACAAAGTAATCAATCACTTATGCCGCGTTTTTTTTCAGGGTACAAAGGTAAAACTTACTTTGTACTTTTTTAGTATGCGGGCAAAAAAGAAAAATGCCCGAAAAAATGGTTATAACAAAGAAAGCCGCCTACCTGTTATGGCCGGCGGCAGTGAAGGTTTAGGTGGTTTAGTAAGCGTTCTTCTGTTTTAACATGTCGATATCTTTTGGCGAAATATCGGCTATGGCATAAGAGGGCACACTGGCGATGTTAAGCTCGTCAAGCGTATTGACCAAATTATCATACAGGGAGTGTGAACTTGGCTTAACAATCACGATGATGGTTTTCCCGGTTTTCTTCAGGATATCTTTACCTGCATTCGCGATGGCCATGCGTAACCCTGTTTTGCTATAGTTAACTATTGCAGGCTGCACAATAGGCTGATCGGGCAAACCAACATACCATACCGCCTGGTTATTTTTGCCGAGACAGATGGTCATGGTACGGCTTGCGGCATAACCACCCGGAGGGGTATCTTTTACCGGCATGCTTACATCCATAGCCTTTGGCTTGATGAGTGATGTAGTAAGGATGAAAAATGTGATCAGCAGAAAAGCAAGATCGACCATGGCTGTCAGGTCGATACGGGGAGGAAGCTTTTTCAGCGAGCTTCTTTTACCGTTTTTTTCGGAAGCAACTAACTCTGCCATAATTTTAAGTTTTAGGTGTACCGGACCTTTGGCGGGCCTTGCCCCGCCCCTCTCCAACCGGAGAGGGGCCAAGATCTTTCCAACAACTAAAAAAGATCTTTTTGGGATAAGGCTACAAACCTCTGTATCCAAAATATATAACTAAAACGAATTATATTTTGAGTTTATTGTATTAAACAAAATATTTATTTGAATTTTATAAAAATACTGCTAATAATAGCACTTACTGGTTACGAAGGTGAAGGAGATACCTACGTTGATGAACATATAAGTATCCTTTGGGCGAAGGTCGCCGCGCTGGCTGCCGGGCGAGCCGATATAGGTGCCGGTGTTTTCGCCCGAGCGATCTGATAACGCCCTTGAAAGGTCGGAAGGCAATTTCGTGCGGTCGGGATATACGCCCGAAACATCATCCAGGTAGTCGGTAGTTGGGTGCCGGTAACCGATATCGGCAATAAAGTTCCATTTGCCCGAAAAGTTATATTTTATCCCTACCCCGTAAGGTATGCTGATAGCGGCACTTGAATATGGTTTGGACTGTCCTTCGGTCATTAGCGGCCGTAAATCATAATCATGGCCCTGGTATCTTGCTTTGGGGTTGTATCCCACTATACCAATGCCAACATATATAAAAGGTGTAAACCTGTTTTGTCCTGCCTCGGGTATATATTTAAACAGGTTGAATTCGCCCATCAGGCTTAATTCATTTAATACCGTCGAGAAACTAAGATTACGCTGCCTGAACTGCGGGTTTGACGAGGTGCTATCGGCGCCGGCTATCGTCCCGAAAGTGTATTTTAGTTTGGCCGACCAGTAACCGTCGAAATTACGAGCGACGAATCCGCCTAACGATATACCGCTTATCTTTAAAGGATTGTTTGGGTTCAGGTCGCCCATATAGCCTGCTGCACCCACATTGCCTCCCAATTCCCAGGTTTGAGCCTGTAAATTAACTGAAATGAAAAGCAGTAGTAAAAAGACTACAAATTTGGGCATCCGGCAAAATTAGTAATTGCGGGTATCCAATCCCCACAATAGTTTGTTCCTTAACGTGGATAAATAACTTTCATTACTCAAACGGATGAGGTTAAGGCTAAAATCTGCCTTTCGGATGTGGAACTTCATCGTTTTTTCAATGATCGCCGTCCGGGAATCGCATGAAACCAGGAAATTGGCGCTGCGGCACTCAACTTCAAAAGTAAGCGTGCTGCTGTCTGGTAATACGATAGGACGCACATTAAGGTTATGGGGAGAGATGGGCGTAATGGCTATGCTGTTTGATGCGGGAAAGATGATAGGGCCGCCACAGCTTAAAGAATATGCCGTGGAGCCGGTAGATGTAGATATGATGATACCGTCTCCCCAATACGAATTCAGGAACTCGCCGTTCAGGGAAGCGTGTATGGTGATCATGGCTGCATCGTCGCGCTTATGGAACGTAACATCATTGAGCGCGAAGTTGTCATTGCCAAATATCTTCTCGTCCGAATCTATCTGCAATAATTCACGCTTATCGAGCGTAAACTCCTTGTGCATTACGGCATAAATGGCAGCCGCTATATCGCTTTTATTAACGCTGGCCAAAAAGCCAAGCCTGCCAAAGTTGATGCCGATGACCGGTATGCCGGTATCATGTATTAGTGTAACCATATCCAGCAGGGTACCATCGCCACCGAGCGTTAAAAACACGTCGATAGCCTTCCTGATAAAACCGTGGTCCTTTAAAACATGATATTTTGCATTAACTATCTTGCCGTCCAGGTAGTCGTAAAGCTGCTGATGCACATATATTTCGGCCTTATGCTGTGCCAGGCTGTCAAATACCTGCTGGATGTATGGAATTACCGCCAAGTCGTTAAATGGCCTGCCGTAGATAGCTATTCTCATTTGTTTAAGTCCATAGTTTATAGTCCATGGTCCATAGTTTTCGACAAAATTATAAAATTCTGCCATGGTCTACGGACTATCGACCATGGTCTGAAAAAAGCTTTTACAAATTAAGGTAATTCATCAGCGAATCGTACCGGTCCTTCGAGCCGTCGTTGTCGTCGCTATGATTAAAGGTAGCTTTTATGTTGTATTCGTAACGCATAAAGGTGGCTATAATGGCCGATATATCTACTTTGTTTACCTTCAGCGTAACCTCCATTTTTGTAGAATCGGGGAAAGTACGTACGTAGGAGCTTAATATCTGGGCATTGTCCGACTCGACGATCTGCGCCATGTGGGCCAGGGAATTGTTTTTGTTACTGATCTCGAGCACAATGATACCACCCGGCTCCGAAGAGGAGGTAAGGGTAGCAAAGTACTCGTTCATCATATTGATCGGGATCAGCCCCAGGTAGTTCTTTTTTGCGTCGAGCACAGGCACTACCGTCAGTTGCAGTTCATAAAACAACCTGATCACATCGTATATGTGCTGATCTTCGAGCACATAGGGATTAACCAGCGACAATGCCAGGGCGCCAATAGGCGTTTGGTAATCGCTTTCTTCTACCAGGTCGTTTTCCGACACCAAGCCCAGAAACTGCTC
Above is a window of Mucilaginibacter ginsenosidivorans DNA encoding:
- a CDS encoding isoprenyl transferase, which codes for MGYKDQIDFSRLPQHIAIIMDGNGRWAKGKGKLRVFGHRNGVVSVRDVVEASAELGIKYVTLYTFSSENWNRPKLEVSAIMELMVATIHKEIDNFMKNNIRLNAIGELEMLPAKCHKELIGAINKTARNTGLTLTLALSYSSRREITQAAINIARKVQQGELNPDDINEDTFGNNLYTSEMPDPELLIRTSGEYRISNYLLWQIAYAELYFTSKLWPDFRREDLYEAIIDYQKRERRFGMISEQLN
- a CDS encoding ExbD/TolR family protein, which encodes MAELVASEKNGKRSSLKKLPPRIDLTAMVDLAFLLITFFILTTSLIKPKAMDVSMPVKDTPPGGYAASRTMTICLGKNNQAVWYVGLPDQPIVQPAIVNYSKTGLRMAIANAGKDILKKTGKTIIVIVKPSSHSLYDNLVNTLDELNIASVPSYAIADISPKDIDMLKQKNAY
- the porG gene encoding type IX secretion system protein PorG; its protein translation is MPKFVVFLLLLFISVNLQAQTWELGGNVGAAGYMGDLNPNNPLKISGISLGGFVARNFDGYWSAKLKYTFGTIAGADSTSSNPQFRQRNLSFSTVLNELSLMGEFNLFKYIPEAGQNRFTPFIYVGIGIVGYNPKARYQGHDYDLRPLMTEGQSKPYSSAAISIPYGVGIKYNFSGKWNFIADIGYRHPTTDYLDDVSGVYPDRTKLPSDLSRALSDRSGENTGTYIGSPGSQRGDLRPKDTYMFINVGISFTFVTSKCYY
- a CDS encoding NAD kinase → MRIAIYGRPFNDLAVIPYIQQVFDSLAQHKAEIYVHQQLYDYLDGKIVNAKYHVLKDHGFIRKAIDVFLTLGGDGTLLDMVTLIHDTGIPVIGINFGRLGFLASVNKSDIAAAIYAVMHKEFTLDKRELLQIDSDEKIFGNDNFALNDVTFHKRDDAAMITIHASLNGEFLNSYWGDGIIISTSTGSTAYSLSCGGPIIFPASNSIAITPISPHNLNVRPIVLPDSSTLTFEVECRSANFLVSCDSRTAIIEKTMKFHIRKADFSLNLIRLSNESYLSTLRNKLLWGLDTRNY
- a CDS encoding CBS domain-containing protein, which codes for MLAIELIADAIPPVHTSDTIQKVMDRMVEFRLRHLPIVNEEQFLGLVSENDLVEESDYQTPIGALALSLVNPYVLEDQHIYDVIRLFYELQLTVVPVLDAKKNYLGLIPINMMNEYFATLTSSSEPGGIIVLEISNKNNSLAHMAQIVESDNAQILSSYVRTFPDSTKMEVTLKVNKVDISAIIATFMRYEYNIKATFNHSDDNDGSKDRYDSLMNYLNL